A genome region from Halichondria panicea chromosome 15, odHalPani1.1, whole genome shotgun sequence includes the following:
- the LOC135348378 gene encoding uncharacterized protein LOC135348378, with protein MLTSKVENWKIVTIDCVDPPDLTSIQNMVQYHNTDTTPQKSWKSICTCKLYSTTNAMCATLSGRKESEETSKLRERVSEIKQPEKAVKSDAEDGQELTNGTIFTGASTSMWLDARNIVHTSIGKGTTVVKLVTLGPSIIVSECAKIYNDFSDENNRNRALNSLNNEFSKVTTVVEHDKDCVQTEDECVTLEPCSASANTSFSVARNDLSKNDGSNCASNFIHNRFGVDTVIGERGTDFVRTELQYEKVSEVKQTAQMHKRLALHSADVSSVDNAFESSSICPLVKENETIRLENNKISKHSYSFIMHSSDIKILSKVHSQQEKVAVAVAQTPQILQTGFVLPNRAEGSIVLSTFADETCNTGIIIPLVENEESIRAKSTLLEIPQDVLAPEYALTAKLRDPESSSDESGVESNEEYKTKIRRKIIGYVPRRRQLLVFYSRREKKSKIKTRFKIHELSDSENDDDLPNISQEKSYNTQKVRRQHLTLSRYSHVKLRCNTSGELAYMEADSSQTEGSSLDSATDDVVDKSFPEDAKCVFIHHTAASTDTHLRKVQSARGQLCNVLIKHKGSVVGTHVPRRRKNIRVQEVSSACRGVRKIKQAHRVITTSASEVSSDYSKSAIVLESFSQRNLFAIKALKTPTSNFVGILSHEKLSQSNIGLVDQTTTSETSSQEQLSRYISATTVRTNSMRLPTLAAAKNPSVSSPHVPPAMAAESPVKSKGQKGRSLRVQVDGERKASLLNTVTAASIPQLCSTRTSERNSPRENDSSLQRSIPTRRSPDWIAIATKLLHVPDYQKMIQILNGVTPAQEDVVAHKFIRGIAYFKVGKLRQAMDDLHECEKFALESIEDERRAHSQRQLDSGVFSMQPGSQASSQASSLQYLQQSSKKGDVAVCNVYMGDLHYTSGSYLEASKCYQRAADLYDRECVARLFRMVPPTISTIHSKCGSCLRNLSKSMEAIQEYRNAIETAIRDKDRLAAHTSLGNLQQTLGQNKEALVEYEHALDLAETLNEHMSVGWTHGNIGNAFLGLNEKDKALFHLQKALDITIKYEPKPDSIGRAYNNLGTAYQSMGDLDKAEEHYDLALSQAIYGNDPAGQSRVYGNIGNIYIVRKRFEKAIPHYTEVLRLSKDEATISTAHHNRGCALYEWAESKMLALEQSLQKTSSSNEPTFRFHGSQTTLPQKHSPRIVIDSIAKLFRDGMSDLQKVAETHEAKLDHIKGSAKGLSLSVSLTESNSRTFHRLQDCMVAIGNWREALLIAEQSRARTLGEIMLARKESQLEKALTSPLNLEHVYSIVSSQKSPVLYLTHTGASLFGWVLVPAEDSDSISIEMFEIPISDDQFDGKSFDYHIRYGLTEVLVEQSYEMYRSIDYDEETTAPVAQLFKVIGKPFQMTLDRLLPGNKKAKMQKIVLITDTYTSLLPFTCMYDPDSETFLGDHYYFETMQSLLTMGIMNQLPEPMVELPADPQSMCIVGNPIIPKFYLNGEVWSLGKLPYARREAQWVGHILNTPPILDEQATKSAVVMRFMRAKVIHIATHGSSVSGFLAFASLTSTRQGEGVDSSGVLLHPEEVEKLSISPALVVLSSCDSSRGTVKADGVQGMARAFLLAGAQAVLTALWRVPDESAAVFMRFFYRFLENGFESSLSLQKAILSLRCFSKYSQYIHWSGYQLTGRSIRLDMKPSPVTTMLESTLRPSSPFPRLMLVKKLESVLVDNPRLPTDIQILHGSPGVKPSEIAIDFIHSCHAKFAAGIFWISCRTPDIIDASLKSIEKTIDKPLNKLRLSDTQQALVVLDNAIELPNSGKLISFLKHTNVHIIILSKSADPIDSFVKEVDKALIRGCSIHEVKTLSTIDSTQRIVYEISKQYYLKANNNDQAIFEKLAEFTSGSPLIVDIAAQVLLKYVQENSDEPSEGLNQFADSIQLSKSRKVIHKSPPLASSLQGVEDTCFQVREISDAFTRLVPNVASVSPNHTDVWESESEYDSWDSIGALIQRCVSTPGEMLLLQALSIFGCIPIPIPLVTTMSSLIAQSSGHSHLGGILHERLMEAKLILRYPQPVVLHSTYTKSDKASEEPLFLYLPQHLASQLWLCNDIDQVMAVTVAYKALQKVIDENSAKNPELLHFYLGLIPPLEEKTALLAVEKKHCYEAVYELYLQLSHQLSSNNHTHI; from the exons ATGCTGACATCAAAAGTTGAAAATTGGAAGATTGTGACTATCGACTGTGTGGATCCTCCTGATTTAACATCTATCCAAAACATGGTACAATATCATAATACAGATACCACACCACAGAAAAGCTGGAaaagtatatgtacatgtaagcttTATTCAACAACCAATGCAATGTGTGCGACATTATCTGGAAGAAAGGAATCAGAGGAGACATCAAAACTCAGGGAAAGAGTCTCTGAAATAAAACAACCAGAGAAAGCTGTCAAAAGTGATGCCGAAGATGGTCAAGAACTAACCAATGGAACTATTTTCACCGGTGCAAGCACTTCTATGTGGTTGGACGCTAGAAATATTGTACATACTTCAATTGGTAAAGGTACTACCGTGGTGAAACTTGTCACTTTGGGGCCCTCTATAATTGTTAGTGAATGTGCAAAAATTTATAACGATTTTTCAGATGAAAATAATAGAAACCGTGCTTTAAATTCCTTGAACAATGAGTTTAGTAAAGTTACTACCGTAGTGGAACATGACAAAGATTGTGTTCAGACTGAAGACGAATGTGTCACTTTGGAACCCTGTAGTGCAAGTGCAAACACTTCTTTTTCTGTGGCTAGAAACGATTTGTCAAAAAATGATGGTAGTAACTGTGCTTCAAATTTTATACACAATAGATTTGGTGTAGATACGGTAATAGGGGAACGTGGAACAGATTTTGTTCGTACTGAGCTTCAGTATGAGAAAGTATCTGAGGTGAAGCAGACTGCACAGATGCACAAAAGACTAGCTCTACACTCTGCTGACGTATCATCCGTTGATAATGCCTTTGAAAGTTCCTCTATCTGCCCACTCGTGAAAGAAAATGAAACAATTCGACTCGAGAATAACAAAATCAGCAAGCATTCTTACTCTTTCATTATGCACAGCAGTGATATCAAAATACTTAGTAAGGTTCATTCTCAGCAGGAAAAAGTTGCTGTCGCTGTGGCCCAAACGCCTCAAATTTTGCAAACTGGCTTTGTACTGCCTAATAGAGCAGAAGGGAGCATTGTGTTGTCTACTTTTGCAGACGAAACATGTAACACTGGAATAATAATACCTCTTGTTGAAAACGAAGAATCGATAAGAGCTAAAAGTACCTTATTGGAAATTCCTCAGGATGTATTGGCACCAGAATATGCTTTAACTGCAAAATTGAGGGACCCAGAATCTTCTAGCGATGAATCAGGCGTTGAAAGTAATGAAGAGTACAAAACTAAGATCAGAAGAAAGATAATTGGATATGTACCTCGGAGAAGACAGCTACTTGTATTCTACAGTCGTCGTGAAAAGAAGAGCAAAATTAAAACTAGATTCAAAATACACGAACTAAGTGATTCTGAGAATGATGATGACTTGCCTAATATATCACAAGAGAAGTCTTATAACACACAGAAAGTAAGGAGGCAACATTTGACCCTGTCCAGATACAGCCATGTAAAGCTAAGGTGTAATACATCTGGTGAGCTGGCCTATATGGAAGCAGACTCCAGCCAAACAGAAGGCAGTAGTCTGGATTCAGCTACTGATGATGTAGTAGACAAGTCATTTCCAGAGGATGCGAAGTGCGTTTTCATTCATCACACCGCTGCTTCTACTGACACGCATTTGAGGAAAGTACAATCAGCTCGAGGTCAACTCTGTAATGTTTTGATTAAGCACAAGGGGTCAGTAGTCGGCACCCACGTTCCTCGAAGAAGGAAAAATATACGTGTACAAGAAGTGTCTTCTGCCTGCCGAGGAGTTAGGAAAATAAAACAGGCTCACAGAGTAATTACTACTTCAGCCTCTGAAGTATCTTCTGACTACTCAAAATCTGCCATAGTTCTTGAATCATTTTCCCAACGAAACTTATTTGCTATCAAGGCATTGAAAACACCAACAAGCAACTTTGTTGGTATTCTATCACACGAGAAACTTAGTCAGTCCAACATTGGATTAGTAGACCAAACAACCACCTCTGAAACATCATCACAAGAACAACTTTCTAGATACATCTCAGCCACAACTGTACGTACCAACTCTATGAGACTTCCTACATTGGCTGCTGCAAAAAATCCGAGTGTGAGTTCACCACATGTACCACCTGCTATGGCGGCAGAATCTCCGGTTAAAAGTAAAGGTCAAAAAGGAAGGTCGTTGAGAGTACAAGTAGATGGTGAACGAAAGGCCTCTTTGTTGAATACTGTCACTGCAGCTTCTATTCCACAATTATGTAGTACCAGGACCAGTGAAAGGAACTCTCCTCGTGAGAATGATAGTAGCCTACAAAGAAGTATTCCTACACGGAGATCACCTGATTGGATTGCCATAGCAACTAAACTTCTTCATGTTCCCGACTATCAAAAAATGATACAGATTCTCAATGGTGTCACACCAGCTCAAGAAGATGTTGTGGCTCACAAATTCATCAGGGGAATTGCTTACTTCAAAGTTGGCAAGTTACGACAAGCAATGGATGACCTACACGAGTGTGAGAAATTTGCTTTAGAATCCATTGAAGACGAAAGACGTGCACACTCTCAAAGGCAATTGGATAGTGGAGTATTTTCAATGCAACCTGGATCACAGGCTTCCTCCCAGGCATCAAGTTTGCAATATTTGCAACAATCATCCAAAAAAGGAGACGTTGCAGTTTGTAATGTATACATGGGAGATCTGCACTATACTTCAGGCTCCTATCTTGAGGCATCGAAATGTTATCAACGAGCGGCCGATTTGTATGACAGAGAATGTGTAGCAAGACTGTTCAGGATGGTTCCCCCCACCATATCAACAATTCACTCGAAATGTGGCAGCTGCTTACGCAATTTGTCCAAATCAATGGAGGCCATTCAAGAGTACAGAAATGCTATTGAGACAGCCATTAGAGACAAAGACCGTCTGGCTGCTCACACTAGCCTTGGAAACCTCCAACAGACTCTAGGTCAGAACAAAGAAGCACTGGTAGAGTACGAACATGCCCTTGATCTAGCAGAGACACTCAATGAACACATGTCAGTTGGTTGGACTCATGGGAATATTGGAAATGCCTTCCTCGGACTGAATGAAAAAGACAAAGCACTATTTCATCTTCAAAAAGCCCTTGATATCACTATTAAGTACGAACCTAAACCAGATTCTATAGGAAGAGCATATAATAACCTAGGCACTGCCTACCAGTCAATGGGTGACCTTGACAAAGCTGAAGAACACTATGACCTTGCTTTAAGTCAGGCTATCTACGGCAACGACCCAGCTGGACAATCCAGAGTTTATGGAAATATCGGGAACATATATATTGTCAGGAAACGTTTTGAAAAAGCTATCCCTCACTACACCGAAGTGCTTCGCCTCTCCAAAGATGAGGCTACGATTAGCACCGCTCACCACAACAGAGGATGTGCACTATATGAGTGGGCAGAGAGTAAAATGCTTGCTCTAGAACAATCTTTACAGAAAACTTCCTCAAGTAACGAGCCAACATTTCGATTTCACGGATCCCAAACTACACTTCCCCAAAAGCATAGTCCTCGTATTGTGATCGATAGCATTGCCAAACTCTTCAGAGATGGAATGTCAGATTTGCAAAAGGTTGCTGAAACTCACGAAGCAAAACTTGACCACATCAAAGGATCAGCCAAAGGACTTTCACTTTCAGTCTCCCTCACAGAGTCAAATTCTCGCACTTTTCATCGCTTACAGGACTGCATGGTTGCTATAGGCAACTGGAGGGAGGCTCTTCTCATTGCTGAGCAAAGCAGAGCTCGTACGCTCGGAGAAATAATGCTTGCACGAAAAGAAAGTCAACTTGAGAAGGCTCTTACCTCACCACTAAACCTGGAGCATGTGTACTCCATTGTGAGCTCACAAAAGTCTCCTGTTCTCTACCTCACCCACACTGGAGCTAGTTTGTTTGGCTGGGTGCTCGTTCCAGCTGAAGACAGTGACAGCATTTCAATCGAGATGTTTGAAATTCCCATATCAGATGACCAGTTTGATGGAAAGAGCTTCGATTATCACATCAGATACGGCCTTACAGAGGTCTTGGTGGAGCAGAGCTATGAGATGTATCGCAGCATTGACTATGACGAAGAAACTACTGCTCCTGTTGCTCAACTCTTCAAGGTCATTGGTAAGCCCTTTCAAATGACTCTTGACCGACTTCTTCCAGGAAACAAAAAAGCAAAAATGCAAAAGATTGTTTTGATTACTGATACTTACACCAGTCTATTGCCATTTACTTGCATGTACGATCCAGACAGTGAAACCTTTCTTGGTgatcattattattttgaaaCCATGCAATCTTTATTGACAATGGGTATAATGAATCAGCTCCCAGAACCAATGGTTGAATTACCAGCAGATCCACAAAGTATGTGCATTGTGGGAAATCCTATCATTCCCAAATTTTACCTTAATGGTGAAGTATGGTCCCTGGGGAAACTCCCTTATGCAAGACGAGAGGCtcagtgggtggggcatatcCTGAACACTCCACCTATTCTGGACGAGCAAGCGACCAAAAGTGCTGTCGTAATGCGATTCATGAGAGCCAAAGTGATTCACATAGCAACCCACGGCAGCTCAGTCTCGGGTTTCCTAGCATTTGCCTCACTCACCTCTACCAGACAAGGGGAGGGGGTTGACTCCAGTGGAGTACTGCTGCACCCGGAGGAGGTGGAGAAGCTCTCCATCAGTCCAGCTCTTGTCGTTCTCTCCAGCTGTGACTCCTCAAGAGGTACCGTGAAGGCGGACGGTGTGCAAGGGATGGCAAGAGCATTTTTGTTGGCAG GTGCACAAGCTGTGCTCACCGCTCTGTGGAGGGTGCCTGACGAATCTGCAGCTGTGTTCATGCGTTTCTTTTACCGGTTCCTTGAAAATGGGTTTGAGAGCTCCCTCTCACTTCAGAAGGCAATCCTCAGTTTGAGATGCTTCTCCAAGTACTCACAGTACATACATTGGTCCGGTTACCAGCTAACAGGGAGATCCATTCGTTTGGACATGAAGCCGTCTCCAGTGACGACTATGTTAGAGAGCACCCTGAGGCCAAGCTCTCCGTTTCCCCGGCTCATGCTAGTCAAGAAGCTAGAAAGTGTGTTGGTGGATAATCCAAGACTACCCACTGATATTCAG ATTCTTCATGGATCTCCTGGAGTGAAGCCATCTGAAATTGCCATTGACTTCATTCACTCTTGCCACGCTAAATTTGCAGCTGGAATTTTCTGGATCAGCTGTCGCACACCAGACATCATTGATGCCAGTCTGAAAAGCATTGAGAAA ACAATTGACAAGCCTCTGAACAAGCTGCGACTTAGTGACACACAGCAAGCATTGGTGGTCCTGGACAATGCAATCGAACTGCCAAACTCGGGAAAACTGATCAGCTTCCTAAAGCACACGAACGTTCACATCATCATTCTGTCAAAGTCAGCAGATCCCATCGACTCTTTCGTAAAAGAAGTTGATAAAGCCTTGATCAGAGGTTGCAGTATACACGAAGTGAAAACACTCTCAACAATTGACTCCACCCAGCGAATCGTGTACGAAATCTCCAAGCAGTACTATCTAAAAGCAAACAACAATGATCAAGCAATCTTTGAGAAGTTGGCTGAGTTTACATCCGGCTCACCCCTAATTGTTGACATAGCCGCACAAGTTCTGCTCAAGTATGTGCAAGAGAATTCTGACGAACCTTCTGAAGGTCTAAACCAATTTGCCGATTCCATTCAGCTTTCAAAATCTCGGAAAGTTATCCATAAATCTCCTCCATTGGCAAGTTCTCTTCAAGGAGTCGAGGACACATGTTTTCAAGTGAGGGAAATTTCAGATGCATTCACACGCCTTGTTCCAAACGTCGCCAGTGTCTCGCCgaatcacacagatgtgtggGAGTCAGAGAGTGAGTACGACTCTTGGGACTCGATCGGAGCCTTAATCCAACGTTGCGTATCCACTCCAGGAGAAATGTTGCTGCTTCAAGCCCTGTCCATTTTTGGTTGTATACCAATTCCAATTCCTTTGGTCACTACCATGTCCTCCCTGATAGCTCAGTCATCAGGTCACTCACACTTGGGTGGTATCTTGCACGAGCGACTAATGGAGGCAAAGTTGATATTAAGGTATCCCCAGCCAGTTGTTCTTCATTCTACTTACACTAAAAGTGACAAAGCCAGTGAAGAGCCACTCTTCTTGTACCTTCCTCAGCACTTGGCTAGTCAGCTGTGGCTATGTAATGACATCGATCAAGTAATGGCTGTAACAGTTGCATACAAAGCATTGCAAAAAGTTATCGACGAAAATTCAGCAAAAAATCCAGAGCTCTTACATTTTTATCTCGGGCTCATCCCACCTCTTGAGGAAAAAACTGCACTACTAGCTGTTGAAAAGAAGCATTGCTATGAGGCAGTGTACGAGTTATACCTGCAGCTGTCACATCAACTCAGCTCCAATAATCACACCCACATCTGA
- the LOC135348383 gene encoding uncharacterized protein LOC135348383 codes for MADTDHWIHRRVAVIGGGLLGIRIAGELALQGCTVHIYDHNPLTIQTIHSIIEAHFQELRDNNLLPTHLNIKGEVIADGLLSSAVADADIVLEAVNENISIKNSIFRDIASICSTDTLLCTSTLTLPMEDIFDGVPHRERTLGVRFLFPVYLIDSVEVSTWDATAGNTLEKIGAFLKAIKKKTFQREFGEYPRKLNKEEALENQKQFFCHKKPI; via the exons ATGGCCGATACAGACCACTGGATTCACCGTAGAGTGGCTGTTATAGGAGGCGGGCTCCTTGGAATAAGAATTGCAG GAGAGCTGGCTCTGCAAGGCTGCACTGTGCACATCTACGACCACAATCCACTCACCATTCAAACAATCCACTCCATTATTGAAGCTCATTTCCAGGAGCTCCGAGACAACAACCTGCTGCCCACACACCTCAACATcaag GGGGAAGTAATAGCTGATGGTCTCCTCTCTTCAGCGGTGGCTGATGCTGACATTGTATTAGAGGCAGTCAATGAAAACATCTCAATCAAGAACTCTATATttagag ATATTGCCTCCATATGCTCCACCGACACTCTTCTCTGCACCAGCACACTCACACTGCCAATGGAGGACATCTTTGATGGAGTACCACATAGAGAG aggACGTTAGGAGTGAGGTTTCTGTTTCCCGTCTACCTAATAGACTCAGTTGAAGTGTCAACATGGGATGCTACAGCTGGCAACACATTGGAGAAAA TTGGAGCTTTCCTGAAGGCAATTAAGAAGAAAACATTCCAGCGGGAGTTTGGTGAATATCCAAGAAAACTGAACAAGGAAGAAGCTTTGGAAAATCAAAAACAGTTTTTTTGTCACAAAAAACCCATTTAA